The window CAGGCGCGGCCACTGGGCCTGAATGGGGCCGCGCTCGGCGATGAAGGTCTCAAGCTCGGTCGACAGTTCGTGCGGCTTCATCGCCCGCACCCGGCGCAGCCACGGCGACCAGCGCGCGGCGGCCGGATGGGCGGAAAGCGCCGCGGCGATCTCGGCCTCGTCCAGTTGGTTGATCTCCAGCGTCAGCCAGACGGTCGGAGTCGCAATGACCGTCATCTTCTCGCGGATATCGGCCTCGAAGCCCTGCGCGCCCGCGTCGTCGCGCGCCGTGGAGGCCGCAAGAAAGGCGTAGGCGCCGAGCCCGCCCATAACGTCCGCCGCCTGTTCATAGAGGGCGATGGTTTCGTCCAGCGCCTGGCCCAGGACCGCCGCGTCGCCGCGCCGGGCGACCAGTTGGCCCTGGAAGGCGTTCATCTGATCCACCAGCCCCTTGGCGCGGTCGAGGTCGGCGCTGATACGCGCATCCTCGCGCGAGGCGTAAAGGTCGGACAGGTCCCACAGGGGAGCGTCGGCGAATTCGGTCGTCTTGACGGGGGCGTTCATGTCTCTGTTGTGGGGACGTCGCGCCCGGGACGCAACGTCCGAAAGACGCCAGACACCCGCCGACGGCCGGGCGATGACGCCGCATGACCTATTGCATCACGCCCCTCCCGCTCGCGCCCTTCCAGCCGTTCTTCGCTCTCGACGACGCGGCGCTTTTGGCGCGCGGAGCCCGCCGCATGACCGCCGGGACGCCGAACAGCGCGCCGGGACGCGTCTCCCTGATCGACGCCGCACCGGGCGAAAGCCTGATCCTGCTCAACCACGCCCATCTGACGGAGGCCGCCTCTCCCTATCGCGCGAACGGACCGATCTTCGTGCGGGAAGCCGCCGTTCAATCGCCGCTCGTCGTGAACGCCCTGCCCGCCATTCTGGCCAGCCGCCTGCTATCCCTGCGCGCCTATGATCGCGACTGGATGATGGTGGACGCCGAGGTGGCGCAAGGCGAGGCCGTCGAAACCTGGCTCAGCGAACGACTGGCCGATTCCTCGATCCAGACCATCCATATCCATACCGCCCGACGCGGCTGCTACATGGCCGCCGCCTCGCGACCGGCCTAGGGTCAAGCAGGCTTCCCATCGATCGCGTCCCGGTCCACCCTGCCTGCAAAGCTGCCAGGGCCACGCCATGACCGACCCGTTCCATGACCAGACCGGCCGCGCCTCGCTGGGCGGAGCCCGCGGACTGGCCGCCGTCCGCCTCGGCATCGGCCTGATTCAGGGGCTGCTGCTCTATGGCCTTTATCGCAGCATGGCGACGCATGACGCCCTGACCTGGCCCGCGACCCATCCGGCGTTGTTCGCGGCCCTGGTTCTGGCCTGCGCCTTTACGCCCGTCATGCTGCTGGCGGGGGTCGGACGGTTGTCGATCAAGGCGCTGGCGCTCTGGGGCGTAGGCGCCGCCGCGATTCTGGCCCTGCTAGGCTGGCACGATGCGGCGCAGCAGGCGCAAGACCATTTCCGACCGCCCTATCTGCGTTTCCCCGCGGTCGCCTTCAGCGCCGCCGCCCTGTTTATCGCCCATCACCTGATCGTCCCGGCCGTCGCGGCGGGGCGCTGGATCGCGGACTTCGACGACTATTTCGACACGGCGTGGAAGGCTGGGGTGCAGTTGGCCCTGTCGCTGGGCTTCACCGGGGCCTTCTGGCTGCTGCTCTTCCTCGGCGCGGCGCTGTTCCGGGTCATCGGCCTCAGCTTCCTGTCCGATCTGATCAGCGAAGAGTGGTTCTCCATCCCCGTCACCTGCCTGGTCTTCGCCGTCGCGGTGCAACTGACCGATGTGCGCGCCGGACTGATCCGGGGCGTGCGGACCGTGGCGCTGATGCTGCTGTCCTGGCTGCTGCTGGTCATCACGGTTCTGGTGGCGGGCTTCCTTGCGGCCCTGCCCTTCACCGGGCTGGACGGTCTGTGGAAGACGGGCAGCGCCACGGCCCTGGTGCTATCTGCGGCGGCGGCCCTCATCGTCCTGATCAACACCGCCTATCAGGACGGGCGCGAGGACAACCTGCCGCCGGTGGTGCTGCGCGTGGCCGTGCGGGTCGCCGCCGTCCTGCTGACGCCGCTGATCCTGATCGCCATCTGGGGGCTGTCCTTGCGCATCGGCCAGCACGGCCTGACGCCGGACCGGATCATCGCCTCGGCCTGCGCCCTGGTCGGCGTCATCTATGCGGCGGGCTACGGCTGGGCGGCGC of the Brevundimonas pondensis genome contains:
- a CDS encoding DUF4153 domain-containing protein; protein product: MTDPFHDQTGRASLGGARGLAAVRLGIGLIQGLLLYGLYRSMATHDALTWPATHPALFAALVLACAFTPVMLLAGVGRLSIKALALWGVGAAAILALLGWHDAAQQAQDHFRPPYLRFPAVAFSAAALFIAHHLIVPAVAAGRWIADFDDYFDTAWKAGVQLALSLGFTGAFWLLLFLGAALFRVIGLSFLSDLISEEWFSIPVTCLVFAVAVQLTDVRAGLIRGVRTVALMLLSWLLLVITVLVAGFLAALPFTGLDGLWKTGSATALVLSAAAALIVLINTAYQDGREDNLPPVVLRVAVRVAAVLLTPLILIAIWGLSLRIGQHGLTPDRIIASACALVGVIYAAGYGWAALAPFLKRMAWMKPLERTNVAAAILTVGVILALFSPLADPARLSVGDQVARLKRGAVAAADFDYAFLRFEAGKPGRVALAARARSPDARIARLARQAQTTTSRYDMDQTGVPPRTPTIEAWPKGRRLPPSFSAPVASGDPRYACGQSDGCIATMRDLNGDGREEILMATRFNIALFAADADGRWSHRGDYQVRRCPGSRNDDPRERLKSPDVAPRPSEWPDLKLGVETARLNPNEACPPPVAVNP
- a CDS encoding DUF1203 domain-containing protein codes for the protein MTYCITPLPLAPFQPFFALDDAALLARGARRMTAGTPNSAPGRVSLIDAAPGESLILLNHAHLTEAASPYRANGPIFVREAAVQSPLVVNALPAILASRLLSLRAYDRDWMMVDAEVAQGEAVETWLSERLADSSIQTIHIHTARRGCYMAAASRPA